The genomic window CGTGTTTGAAGTCATGACTGAAACTTTGCCAACAATGTGCAAAAATTAGATATTCGGGCTACATGGAGGAATTTTAGCatgatgaatttgtttttattatcctaatttatttatttaatatttagtaattatttttaatttaagtttgttctagcccattagatattatttaggagtttattttattattagactTATGTTAATTGATTATTAGTACTATACTTAATAAGACAAGTAACATGTGGAGTCATCTAGgtgtatgcaaaaaaaaaaaaaaaacttgtgattaaatggaaggaaaaaaaactttggttCTAGAACCTAAGCCTAAAATAAAGATGGATGACAAGGGAGAGGAAAATTTTATGACTATTAAGCTGATaggttataattatgatgaGTGTATAAAAGCtttgagaaaaattattatacttgATGCCTTTTTAACTTTGAAGAAACCAtggatttaaatcatttttttctggtAATGCAACCTCGATTTGATGTTCCTTCTCCTTTAATGATTTGGAGATTGTTTGAAAATTCATGTAGAtgagaagataaaattaaagaaatctcTTAAGGGTCAATAGGTATATTTAACAACTAATAACTggatattaattcaaaatattaattatatgtgtttgattacttgaataaaaaaaaagttaaacttttatcaaatttctaatcataaaagtaaaataattgaCCAAACAACTAGGAGTAATATGTTGAAATGAGAATTTAGTAAAATGTTAACAGTTACCGTATACAATGGAAGTTGCACGTTGTTCTatgtatacttttttttttccgccAACACAGCCATCACATAATTAcatcttttcattttatgtttacttttgatttgaattaaCATAAGAAATGGAGCaacttaataattattatattgaattCTCTACGTAATATTAGTAGTAAttagttttgtattttattttatcctaaaaTCAAGCGCGGATTGCTTGCTACaatcctaaaatattaaaaaatgaatgaatgaatgagaGCGAGTTAGCCCTTTGGGCCTTTCCAATTCAAGAAGAAAAGGCATCATGGTATAAGCAAGTTTCCTGAACATAAGACAACTCTTTTTTGTTGGTTTcactttttcaaaaaatgatttatttataaattgacGACATCTAcgaattaattgatttatttttattttatcatgttcaCAAGAATATATACTATTATCATTTAaattacatgaatttttttaaaaacaattattaaaattttggtagagttttttttatatttttaatatcaattcatCAACTCAATCAATTTTCACAAcctacaaataaaatttcaacataTTCCGATCATTCAGGactttcatatttatatattacCATTAACACAAGAataacttctttttcttccataCTTCCTCAAGcaaatcaattattatattatttcaaaatatttcaaataataagACAATTAACTTAGTAGTTACGACTAAAAACCAACACATATTCATATTGATGTAAATTGAACTTAAAACCTAGTCTAAATATTTATAGTCATATGGGTTTAAAAGAAACTAATGAAGATATATCATCTATATTTAATTTAGATTCGTACACtacttgattacaaaattatattatataataaaatatgcattaatttcataaaattacaaatgcGATAGTCACTACTTGTTATGATGCTATGAAGTACCTAAACTTTATATAATACTTAGTATAATTAGTTTATACACAAGGAAcatttactattattactattatatgTAATTATTCTCAATTCATACAATTCACATGATTTAAAAACGCAATATCTTCTCTTGCTAAACCAGCACTTGTTCCATTTCTACATTACAAATTTCTCTAATTGCTCATTAACCAGGGCACTAGTCTCGGTAATCTCAAGGACTAATTTCTCCAATTTCTCATTAATCAAGGAACCATCTCATTTACTAGGAACCAAAATCTCTCATTAATCATGAAATCCATATTTTCATTTGCCCATTAACCAGGGTATTAATCCCATTAACCAAggaatcaataattttttctgtCCATTTACTAGGGCACTAGTCCCATTAACTAAGGTAACTAGTTTCTCAATCACCAATTAATTAGGACACTAGTCTCATTTACCAAGGTAACTAGTTTCttcaacaatttattatttgtcaAATAGGTTACTATACATTTAAGGAAGAATTACAAACACGGTTAAGTAATGCTCTAGTTATAAGATGTCGAGCACCTACCTGATATCTAAATGCATGAAATGATCCTCTGCTgctaagaaaaacaatatatcatttttcattcattcatcataaaaatcaattttatttttcatatagattttaaattcttaatgaCATACACTCATTCAATCACAAAACTAAAATCATACATAACTATTAActctttcaaattaataaaacattcatgctTACGTAGAAATTTATATTTCCTAACTTACTTTACATAATAAgcatacttttaatttaatttttatttaccaaGTCATCTTTTTAATTCTCTTATTCTTCATACTCACATTTATATACTCATCACACAATAATCGAAacttttaaaactatgatttataataaaagtCCCCTAAATGACCTGTCTTGAgggtcttatttttttttattcataaatccATTTTTCATCTCAAAACTCCTACTCAACGTCTATTTTACATTTCTATAATCCAACTCATAATCCTAGTCATATTTCTCACCAAATTCTTCTCCTTTATAATTTCAAgttcattaaatatttaatcacaactaaataaatttattaaatccattCTAATCCACCATAAATACATCAATACATATTAATTTCACTAAATTACacaaacatttattaaatttcaatattcctcatttttatccaaaatagtCATCCTAGTTATCTCTAAAACacccaaattgttttttaataattcattatttACATCATCTATAACTTATTCTTTACAATCACATCAATTTCACAACTTTCCCAAATTTTCTCCTAAGAAGCCTAATTCAAAAATCTAAGAATTATGCCTTAAATCCATatccttttattcaaaattgttttaatgaacTTAGAACTTACCCGACAATAAAATGGATTTTGAAAGCTAACcagttaaagtttttttttcccaccccttcagtttttctcctctttgcCTCGAGTTAAAGCCTTGATTTTCTACTCTCCCTCACATAGTTTCCTCTTAAATCTTTAGTTGATGAATTGGTTGGTATTTCACACTTCCTAACTTATAAATCTTActcaatttctatttttctctcAAGAATTTTTAGTGTTTAGCTCTCAcaattcttctctctttctcttctttatttctAGTTCAAATgatcattttacccttaataagCTTTTTTAACTTTCTGATTGATTGTCAATATCTTTGCATAGCTTTCCCAAACTTGGATTATTCTGAAATTTTACCCTACCGCAAATCAACATGTTACAagacttcttaaaaaaaatttgctcgatccaacggtcggataaaaaattaaacttgatagCGTAAAACCGGTCCTAACGtaattttacacaaaaaaattgaatttcttgtttcatcattcTATATATCGTATTAATTATTCCACTAAATCCTTAGGATCatcatcttatttttaaatatatttattttaccttttcaccCTTAGATTCATTTCCGACTTATCACTGTTTGATTTTTAACCAATATTTCcaccattaatttttaatatccatTTATGCTAATTAGAAATCGCAATATTGCTTTAacactataaaaaatttaacaaggGTTTACAAAGCAGATGTAAATTATTTAACTACCTCTcagaattgtaaaaaaaaatcccagttTAATGCAGTCTCTAATGTTTCAGTTGTTCccggagaaaaagaaaagaaagagttcCTTGGAAATCACCATTGCATCTCTCTCATTATCTACTGCGagaaaaaagacataaaatgaCTACTCTTTGTTTTAACAGATCTCGCCAACTGCACTCAAAATCCAGTTCCGTGCTCAGTAGTCACTTGCCCTCTTTCTTTCCCGCAGCTTTAGCTTTCCCTTCCGTTTTTTTACACACAACAATCCCACAAAAGAAAGACCTAACCCATAACTCATGATCTagtcaaaattcaatttaattttttgaaaaagtaagACATCactattttaaattgattcgaGTCATCCCCTGAAGCCATGAACTTTGTATTTATCGCAAGAAACGAGGGGTGTTAAATAAAGTAAaagcagaaaaaagaaaaagaaaatcagagaATCACCATACCTATAATAATCGCAAAAAGATAAAGGTAATGAATAGAAAACTACGAGATACAAAGCAAATGTCGTCACCCCCCGAAACCAAACCGCAAGCCGGGgagtgacaaaaataatttaaccaaaaaatgtgaaattaaaaatatatcagatGTGATGAGCCCGAAATAATTAAGAGAACATGGGGgacaaaagattaaaataataatattacagaAGTAATATGATGAAAACatcttctccctctctctctctagaagaTCAAAGCAAGCAGACCCCATCCCAATGCCAAACCTCCTGCCATCTTCTGCAAGCATCTTATTGTTTCCGCTCCACTCTGTTATATTCAATAATTGAGTAAATGTCAAATTACTCAATTTCGCTTCAATCATGATATATAAAGATCTAAATTGAATGGaggttcaatttaaaaaaaaaaaatgattgggtCTTCTGAAATATAATCAAGAGTTGTCGGCCGGTGAGCCACTCGTGCCAATGTTTGACAAGAAGCCCAGTGACCGGCTCAATTTTAGGAAAACATAAACGAGATCTCATTACAAGCATTATCGTTCTCTTTTCCGACAACAAAGATCTttccattttaattaaattagggTTGGTTTTATAGTTCGAATTTAAAATCTTCGGAGCCCATGCTTTAAAGTTATAAAACTAAACAACATTATGTTGAAACAAATGAATtattcattttcaaattaaaaaattgctaAATCATTGGGCAAATATTTTCAAACGTGttttttaagaatgtttttttattaaaaatatattaaaatattaatttttcaaaaaaaataatatcataaataaacaaataaaaaatatcgatttaatattttttttaaataaaaacaggttGAACTGCAATAAATTTACCTAGCACAtgacaattatatattaattaaatatcaatttcaataccattaaaaaaaaaaaccttaaattagATCTAACTTGCtgtgtttttatgatttaagtTCTAGATCTATGCCAAACATTTCCCTATCAAACATGTTAAATAAGATTGCTcataaataaagatgaaatgaTGACTTACGTTGTCAGAGAGAGAAGGACCAGGAGAGACAGATTCAGCACTAGGTCCAGGGGCCTCCGTTGGTGGTGCTGGTGGGCTCAACAATGCCGGACCAGGAGCTGGTGCTTGGTGCTTCTTTGGCTTCTTTTTACTATGAGAAGGAGCAGGGACCTCTGCGGTCGGTGGAGCAACTGGAGTGCTTGCCGGTGGAGCACTAGTTGGGGAAGCAACAGGCTCAGGAGACGGAGGAGATTTTGCTGGTGGAGAACTAACAGGAACTGGAGTCGGTGGGGAGCTAACTGGAGTCGCGGATGGAGGTGGTGTGGCCAATGGAGCCGCAACTGGAACTGAAACCGTCTGTTTCGGTGGAGAAGCTGCTGGTGTTGCCGCAGGTGGTGATGATACGGGAGCTGGTGTTGTAGGTTTTGTTGGTGCTGCTACTGGCACGGCAGGAGTTGTTGGAGTCGCGGGAGTTGATGTCGGTGTCGCAGCCGGTGCTTGACCACCGACACCGGCGATAATAATGCACAGCAGTGCCAATCCAAGCATGCCATTCCGATCCATTTtttaagagagaagagaggTGGAGGATGCGAGAATCGAGAATGAGAACTTGGTGATGTAGGCTGGCAGCAATAGAAGTTCTGTATATATAGGGCCCATTAGTAAAACGCAACGGTCATGATTTGGTAGATCTAGAtcgttttttaataaaaagggCCCACTTTAGTAGCCGTTTgataaacatattaaataagGCAAATTATTAATCAAGTTTCTATTTAAATCCCCATCTATAGAAAATTATAATCGCACCCTTATTTTTGTCACAACTCAAATCCAAGGCTTTCATCTATATACACCTATTGATTTCTACCATTGAACTTGCATATTCATAATTACATAGTACTcctgtttttctgttttatatAATGAATGTTGAGGGGGAAAAGTGCAACTATATGTAAAAGGACTATAATACCCTTATTATGAGGCAAAGGGAAAAACTTgagaaacaaataagaaaatggaatgtttgatataaaaagtaataatacAACACATACATATATTATGTCACtattcaatattaattatttttatatcaaaacaagaCCTATCATATAAAAAGGAACAAAAGTAGACCAAGGTTggtataaaatacaaaacatgatTGCAAAGTAGTACACAAGGCTTTATTTCAGACTAAGCAAGCTTAATCAATGTATAAAATAAAGGAGGTTGATAGAGAAGAAAGtatagcacaaaaaaaaaaaaagagaggtatGAGTAAAGGTAAAagggagataaaaaaaagtaaaaacaaaggGTTAAAGAAAGTAGTGAAAGTTTTAATGAGAAAGATACACTAATAAAGAtaagagagaataaaagaagGCTTGAAGTGTAGATTGAATGAGGGCAAGTAGAAAAGGAATCTCCATTTATAAGCTACAATACTTGAAGCTTCTCTATACATGATGATCCTTATACTAAAATCATATAACATGTTAATAGACCCAAATGATTACATCAGTTGTTATAGATCAATGATGACTTTGTACTAAATTATAGATCCAATGTTATATTATGCATTTTCATCAACATTGAAGGGTACAACAATGACCTAGTTCTCTAACCTATCACCATAGTACATTGCTAGTTTTCAAGACACCTATAATCTATTTCTAGGGCATTTCATCACAAGTAAAAGGTCAAGTAAAATATTGATGGCTATAAGGCAGAGAATGGGAGAGACTTTGATGGAGTTCATTATAAGATTAGATGTAAAAACACTGgaaataacatatttaattgTAGCAACTATGGTGTCAATCAACAATGAAGAATTCAATAATGCATTGGGATTGGAGGAACCAGAAACTATGCAAGAGCTTAAAAACAAGGTTAAACGATATATACATCTTAAGGAAGTCATGTAAGAGACTAAGTATTGGTCAGGGaaagaaactaaatttttaagaatTCGAGAATAATAGGTGGAAAAAAGGAAAGGTAGAGTAGAGCCATCATGGAAGAGGGATAAGTGGAGTGCTCAAACAGTTGATAAGGTGAGAACTTACATTCGTTATCAGATCCCTTTAATTATTAGCTAGAAAGAAACATAATTGAAAAGAGGAAAGACCACACATATGAACATCctcaatatataataaaatggtAGGGTGGAAAGGTCAATACCAGTAGAAGGAATAATGATGCTTTTGCTTAAGGGCCTAAAGATATATTAGGGGTACAAAAAATGGTGATCACTTACAAGTTTAGTATAGTGAATGGGtgtttaccaataaaaaaaaccttttgtttactataaaaagaagatatatgattttaaaatatataaagaagttGTTAGAGGTCAATTTCATAAAGGAGGTTGACTAACCCGAGTGGTTAGCCATATGGTAATggttaagaaaacaaatagaacatggaggatgtgtacAGATTTCATAAACTTAAGCAATGCATGTCTTAAAGATTGCTTCTTATTACATATAATCGATCAATTAGTTGATGGCACCATATGACatgaatttttgagtttttagatgTATTCTTAAggtaaaactagataaatatgGAAAACAAATATCAAGAATGTCTTTAATTATAGACAATGGCGCATATTTTTATATGGTAGTCGTTCTGGCTAAAACTATTGGTGTAACCTATTAGAGTTggtaaatatagtttttaggtAGTAGTTAATGAGGAATTTAGAAACGCATATGGATAATATACTAGTTAAAAGCGAATTGGTGAATAAACATGTAAAAGATCTGGAAGAGGTGTTTGAAGTAATAAGAAAGTTTGGAATGAGATCaaactcaaataaatatatatttagaatataatcataaaaagtGTTAGGGTTTATGGTCAAAGTCTACATCAAAATGGTAAAAAAGTGTGACACTTACCAGAAGTTTGAAGAATTGCACCATAATTCGACATGGAATCTACAAAGCATGACAACATCTTGTTTATTTGTATAATAAGGAATTAATTTTTGGGCCCTTCCTTTAAACCTTTAGACAATAGAAGTTTATTATGATAGTAATATATTACTTTACTAAGTTGATGAAAGCTTAAGCAATGGCCTAGATAACTGAGAATAAACAAGAAGAATTTCATGtggaaaaacataatttataagtTTAGGATCTTCTCAATAATTATAATAGATAATGGTAAACCATTGTTGATATAAGTACTTTTATTGACAACTTAATATTGATAAGATAACATCAATCatacatccataaaaaaataaataggtggAGGTAGTGAACCAAGCTAGAGATTGAGGCTAGAAAACATTGGGCATATGACCTTCTACAAGTGTTATTGGCtaataaaaaaccatgaatAACATAACTAAAAGTACATTATAGGCCTAACATATGGAACAAAGGCTTTAATTCTTATCAATGTATGGTTACCAGACCTAGAGTTATCCAATATGACTGATAGTTAAATAAATACATTAGTTGTTTGATATGAACCAAATCAGGTCTAAATTTGGCCTTAAAATGTCTGCTGaccaatttttcaaaatcatgcATATCTCTCAAACCGTACATCGGATCAAGCTACAATTTTACAGGGAGATACTAAATGCATGGAactatattttgataaattttcaagttaaatgGAGTTCCTgaacatattatttcaaatgATAGAAATTACTACATGAATGTTGTCAAATCTACCAAACTAAACCTTTGTGTACTATTTgagtcatatctggagctacaagtGGTATTTTGATGCTATTAAAGTTGGTATGAAAACTAAACATCTCAAGATTTTCAACCATGTATGGTAGTCCTAATTATTCATCCAGATAAGAGAGAACGACGTGTTTAAAGTCATGACTGAAATAGTCAAGGATGTGAGAAAATTGAAGATTCGGGCTACATGGAGAAATTTTAGcataaagagttttttttattatcctatttttttattttttttttgaataattatttttaatttgggtttgttatGGCCTATTACACAATGTTTatgggtttatttcattattggacttatattagttgattactagtttagatcaattagcttgcaacccaaaaaGGATCAATTAAGGTTAGTTAGAggagactatattatgtttttttaagttgaaaattttggCAGCAAGTTGAAGAATAAAGTGAGttctttttctgtttgtttgtggcaaaataacctttttttgCAGGGATAAAGATCGTACACTAACAtatcaaagattaattggcttcgtGGTTACATTCATTTACTTAAGGTTATCTTTGAGTCCAAGTTTTTTTCcaatacctttggttcttaAATACACAATTACCATTGGGTTAGGGTTTTATCAAACCTGATTGttggctttttaatttattatctattttattgGGGGTTGCTTAATCACGTGATGACCGCATCAGAGTTGCTTAATTCTATAACATGAAGGTGAGCCCCTTGTGTTTAAATTGAGTGACCTAGTCTTGTGAAGAATACAATCTTCTAGAAAAGACCTAATAAATCTATGATATAATTAGGAAGGTTTATTTAAAGTCATTAAAGAAGTGAAGCAAAGATTTACAAGTTTGTTGTACTGAGAGGCAAGGAGTTAGCTAGACCTTGGAATTATCAAAACTTTAGAAAATGTTATTAGTAGTATAACATAATGGAAgtacttttccttttattattgaaatagaAGTAGAAGTACTATTATAGCATAACTCAGTCTTCATTAAATGGTtggctaaaacaaaaaaaatttgttgtaaCCACATGAAAGATATTATCAATGTGAAAAATGATTTGGTCCTCACTAAACAAATAACAAGTGTCCATCGATGCCTCAATATGATTGACTCCAATCTAAGCATGTTTTAATCCTTGCtgaatcatcaacaaaaattgATGGCTCTCACCATAATCCTAATATCTATTAATATTAATCTTATAATGAGTTTGATCCTCACTAAACCATTAATAAAAATGGATGGTCCTCACTATTATCTTTATATCTAAGCGTATTAATCCTATAAAGAGTTTGATCCTCACTAAATCatcaataataaatagataGTCCTTACCATCATCCTAATGTTAATGAACATTAATCTCATAAGGAGCTTAGTCCCAATCAAATAAGTAAGTGAATAATCTTCATTGTTATTCCaatatcaaagaaattaaataaacaaaaattaaataatgcatGAAACAAATAATCATTATCCATAAATAGGGCTATAGTTGTCATAAGAGTTCAATATAAGACACATATAAGATTCTATATAAAcatgaaggaaaataaaaatgaaagcatAAAATTGAATATACTCTACTTATTTGAATGCTCAACTGAATGGCTAATTTCAGCAATGTCATCATTCTCTTTGTTAAGTTGAATTCccttgatattataaataatgttattaGTCTTATCAGGAGAAACATCAATCAACTCCATAGATATACTGGGAGGTAACCTTTTGAAATGATGGAGAAGTCTTGATTATAGTATTTCAATTGGTAGAGATCGAAAACCTTCTAGACAACCAATCACAAACCCTATAGAGAAAACTTGACTAGCTCTATTTTAAAGTCAATAGATTTCCTGTAATgtttgagatatatatatatatgttcaacAACATAGAGTAGATCGTCTTATAATCCCTATGCAGATAATAAAAGGTAGGAAATTATCGAGCACTAGTTTAATAAAAGTGGGGAACAATGAAAAGACTGCAATGGTAattaaaatgatagaaaaacattctaaaataaatgaagCTAGAAATTAGGAGCAAATTAGGGTAGCGTAAGGTGTTAAGTATTGAGAAACTCAATGACAAGAGGATAAAGAGGAAGATGAAGTCATGCCTTAAATGTCTCTTTGTACATAGCAATTACCCCGTCCTTCGATtcatcaaagagaaaaaaaatcaaaacttatggcacttaataattaattggaaggaattgaaaaatagtttaaaaacttttattaaaatacaatttctctAATAAGAATTTCTCTAATAAGCAAACTACAAATGAAATGAGAAACCGAACGATACCTAGATATCATAAGGGATTTGATGAGAGAAAAACTAATAATTGTATTGTAAACCCCCGTATAAATGTAGGATTGAGATCTCAATGAGTAATGGAAGCTCgggataaaaagaaataaataaatggtagaaataataataaatgtgacgtgtatgaagaagatgatatctgtaaataaatatataggtaTTATTGAAGTTAAGACGAGGGCTatgaattttagattaaaattccTAACTTCAGCACACTTGATAACGAGtttcaatggataaaaaaataacaataaaaaaaaccgataacATTACCATATAACGATAACaagtttgtaaataaaataaatgataaaaggtaaaataaatatattttggaatGATAAAATGGTTCCAAGAACTTAGTGAAATTATTGATATAATTTAAGTAatgattgaacaagaaaattcagattttgacataaaaatcacCTACTGACAAGTTTTAAGCTATCGCGATTAACTTTCAATCTGAccattggatcgggctgaaaatTTGCAAAGGGTCTCTTGACATACTATTATACTTAGTTTAAAACTTCAAGTCAATTAAAGTTTGGTAAGGAATAATGATTTAAGCAGAAAACCGGGTAGTCTAcgagaaaaaaatttgaggCATAAATGAGTGGCaaacttataaataaattgaatagtgCCCCTCCCTTCCTTATTAAAAATCCGATTAGCCATGGtaaagggaggaaaaaaaagagagcttgAGAGGGTGAAAATCTTAAAGagaatttcaagaaattaaagggttttggattatttaaaatacataaatcttGAAAGGAACAAAAacatttgagagaaaaaatgaaagattgaAGAGTTAGAATAGaaaatttagagagagaaagcttgaaatcaagagagaggAAGCTTGAGTTCgaaaaaaaggaataagaaaTGGAGGAAATGGTTAGAGAAATTCATTTAATCTTGTCATGGGAACTATGGGTAAGTGATTTTTATGCTTGATTTCTCTTGTTTTGATGTGTAGTTGAAAGAActaaaaggttagtgttttaTATGATTTGAGCTAGGGTTTAGAAAGTTGAAAGATGGATGTTTTGTTGGTTTAAATGTGATAATTGATTATGAATGATGTTATTGATGCTTGAAAATGTGTTCTAGACCAATAAATCTTCATAGGGATTAGATGTCATGATTGGGCCAAAACTTTTAGTAAAGGAAAGATAGAAATTTCTTGTTATGGCTAGTTGAAATTATATTGAAATCATGTTGTATGGTCAAGTATAATGTTATTAATGTATGGaaaccaaaaaggaaaagaaaaaaaaatccaaaaagctATAATCTTAGACTTGGCCGAAACTTAGTAATAAGGGaggaaaattgatttgaaattcttgTTTCAAATGACTTTGGAATAAATACTTGAGTGCTAAAAACATGTGTTCTAAGAATGGATTAGGtgaaaatttcatgaaaaatggaaaagaaaacttTGATTCTCTTATTAGGATGGTTTGACTAAATAGGCCATTTAAAAATGAGGATAGATTGACTTAAACTATGTATCTAATTgtcattaaaatatattcttgaactTAGTTGTGTTGAGTTAAGTTTATTCATGGAAGAAATTTTAGGAAAAATCCATGAGTTGTGTTGAATGTAGTTTGATTATAAATGTTTTGACTATTcagtttctaattaaatttagaccttgaaaattatttaatttggagTTGGTTTCTTTATAAGACTTACAAATATtgcttttaaatgaaattagtcttgattaaaactaaattatataacttaaaatattaGCTAAAAACTGAGTAAAGGTCTAAATTGACATAACTTTGGAGAGATTTCAAATGCTAatgtgattgttgattttgggctttaaaaagatagaatttggAATTAGTTTCTTTACAAAAGTTGTAGATACATATgttaaatttcaaatgaaacTATTCTTGATTAATTTGGAGTTATATAATTCTTGATATGAGCTAAAGACCGAGGAAAGGTCTAGATCGATATAGTATTTGACAAATTTCTTATGTTGTTATAATGAGTGATTGTATATGTGTAGATGGAAAATATAGGTGTTGCTTCCTTCATAAAAGTCATGTCTCtatgttttatcttttgataGAGAATAACCATGCTCAAAACTGATTTCTACAactttagttatg from Populus trichocarpa isolate Nisqually-1 chromosome 5, P.trichocarpa_v4.1, whole genome shotgun sequence includes these protein-coding regions:
- the LOC18099567 gene encoding lysine-rich arabinogalactan protein 18, which encodes MDRNGMLGLALLCIIIAGVGGQAPAATPTSTPATPTTPAVPVAAPTKPTTPAPVSSPPAATPAASPPKQTVSVPVAAPLATPPPSATPVSSPPTPVPVSSPPAKSPPSPEPVASPTSAPPASTPVAPPTAEVPAPSHSKKKPKKHQAPAPGPALLSPPAPPTEAPGPSAESVSPGPSLSDNSGAETIRCLQKMAGGLALGWGLLALIF